GCAAACCTATTCCAGTTGCAACAGAAACAATCATCATAATCATTCCTATAGCAATTGCCGAAATAGCAATTTTAACTATTGGTGCCGAAATACTGCTTTTATTATCTTTTGCAGCAATAAGCCTTTTGGCTATAAAATATTCTAAATTCAAATTAATAGTATTTCTTTAGATTGTTTGATCATTAGTTTTTCAAAAATACATCTTAAAAAAAGAAAACAAGATATTGTTTAAAAACATTTCTACTTTATAGCGGGAGTTTCTTTTTCATTTCTTCTACTATATTATAAGCCGCAGGACAAATTTCAACATTTTTCAGTGTTAAGTTAGAAATCTGATAAAACTTATTTCGATCAGTATGCGGAAATTCACGACAAGCTTTTGGGCGCACATCGTAAATCATACAATAATTTTCATTATCCAAAAAGGTACAAGGCACACGCTGTAAAACATAATCTTTATCTTCATCGATTCTAAGGTACTGCTCTATAAATTGTTGCGGCTTCTGCCTGAAATGTTTTGAGATTCTTTCGATATCCCCCATTGTAAACAAAGGACCTGTTGTTTTACAGCAATTAGCACATTTTAAACAGTCTGTTCTTTTAAATTCAGCATCATGCAAATCTTGCATAACGT
This portion of the Flavobacterium panacagri genome encodes:
- a CDS encoding YkgJ family cysteine cluster protein; protein product: MKQILNNLNKLAKDKHIENKKYFDKLKKKPPKNLDYVMQDLHDAEFKRTDCLKCANCCKTTGPLFTMGDIERISKHFRQKPQQFIEQYLRIDEDKDYVLQRVPCTFLDNENYCMIYDVRPKACREFPHTDRNKFYQISNLTLKNVEICPAAYNIVEEMKKKLPL